The Natronoarchaeum mannanilyticum nucleotide sequence ATCCGACTCGTGCCGCCGTCGTCGCGGCTCACCTGGCGCTGTGCGCGCAGTTCGGCCGTCGGATAGCTCTCCTGAACCACGTCGACGATCTGGCGCACGTCGGCGCCGTGGGGAAGCTGGACCGCCAGGTGGAAGTCGCCGTCTTCGATCGTCGCCGCCTCAACGTAGCCGCCGTGGGCGGCGACGGCGGCCTGAACTGAGGGTTCGCCGAACCGGACCTCGAACCGGAGCCGGTCGAGCTCTTCGTCGACGACCCGGACGGATTCCCAGGCCGGAAGCGCGTCGACGAGCGCGTTCAGCACGTCCCCGTTGTCCGCCGGCGTCGACCCGTAGCCGAGGTACTCGTCGCCGCCCGCGGGGACGACCTGTTCGATCCGGATCTCGTCGTCGGTTCGCTCGGCGATGTCGAACTCCGCGAACACGTTTTCGACCCGGAAATTGGCCTCGATGACCTCGTCGCTCAGCAGCGCGCGCTTGCGCTCGACGGCCGCGATGGCGTGGCCGACGATCTCGCCGAGCTGCCCGATCACCTCGCGCTCCCGATCGGCGAACGCGTCCGGACGGTCGGCGTACACGTTCAGGACGCCGTAGATCGTCCCCTCGTGGACGATCGGGATCGCCGCCGACGAGTACGCGCCCCGCTCCCGGACGTACTCGCGCCACGGTTCGTACTCGTAGTCCTCCTCGACGTTGCGGGTCACCTGGATCTCGCGGGTCCGGAACGCCCGCCCCGTCGGGCCGCGGCCCTCCGGATCGTCCTCGTCGGCGGTGATCGTGATATCGTCGAGATACCCCTCGACCCCGGCCTCGGCGCGCAGCTCGAACTCGTCGGTCGCGGCGTCGAGCACGCCGATCCACGCGAACTCGTACGACGCCGAGTCGGCCAGGGCCTCGCAGACGGTCCGTTCTATCTCCTCGCGCGTCGACTGGTCGATCACGGCGTCGGTGATCTCTCGGACGACGCCGTTGAGCTGGTTCAGGGCGGCGAGCTGTTCGCGGTGGCGTTCGAGCTGGCGCTCGCGGGCCTTCCGTTCGATCGCGTGGTACACCGATCGGACCAGCAGGTCGGCGTTGATCTCGTCCTTGACGAGGTACTCCTCGGCGCCGCGTCGCAGCGCCTCCAGGCCGACTTCGCGGTCCCGGAGTCCGGTCAACACGACGACCGGGACCGCTTCGGTCCGGTCGACGACCCGCTCTAAGGTTTCCAGTCCCTGACTGTCCGGCAGGTCGAGATCCAGCAGCACGACGTCCTGTCGCTGCTCGTCGAGCCGTTCGAGCCCGTCCTCCAGGCGGCTCTCGTGGACGAGTTCGAGTTCCTCCTCCTGGTCGTCGAGCTGCGGGCTCGCGAGCACCTCGCCACCGGGGTCGATCGTCCTGTTCGACAGTTCGCTGGCGTCGTCGAGGATCTCGCGGATGTAGCGGGCGTCGCCCGGGTTGTCCTCGACCAGCAGGATGCTGAGCGGCGACTGTCGCGTCATTCTTCCCCCTCGAGCGGCGTCGGTTCGGCCTCCGGTTCGGGCGGCAGTTTGACGAGCGTGAACCAGAATTCCTCGAAGGACTGCACCAGCTCGACGAACTCGTCGGGGTCGACCGGCTTCGTGAGATACGCGTTCGAGTGCAGCTCGTAGCTCTCGACGATGTCTTCTTCCGCCGACGAACTGGTCAGCACGATCACCGGGATCCGCTTGAGCGCGTCGTCGGTCTTGATCTCCTCCAGGACCTCCGTGCCGTCGATCTTCGGGAGGTTCAGATCCAGCAACACGAGATCCGGCGTCGGCGCCGACTCGTAGTCGCCGCGCCGATAGACGAAATCGAGCGCCGATTCGCCGTCGCGGACGACGTGGAGATCGTTGCTGATCTTCGCCTCCGCGAACGCCTCCTCTGTCAGGCGAACGTCCCCGGGATTGTCCTCGACCAGCAGGACGTCGATCGGCTCGGCCGACCTATGTTCAATCATTGTCTTCCCCTTGAGCGGGCACGCTAAAGTAAAATGTCGATCCCTCTCCGGGCGTCGAGTCGACCCAGATCTCGCCGCCGTGACGCTCGACGATCCGCCGGCACAGCGCGAGTCCGATTCCCGTCCCATCGTGTTCCTCGCGCGTGTGAAGCCGGTTGAACACCTCGAACACGCGATCGGCGTGCTCGGGATCGATGCCGATCCCATCGTCGCTGACCGAGACGATCCACATCTCGCCGTCGCGCTCGGCGCCGACGTCGACCTGGGGCGGGCCCTCCTCACTGTACTCGATGGCGTTGCTCAGGAGATTCTCGAACACCTGCCGGAGCTGCCCCTCGTCGCCGTACGCCTCCGGGAGCGGCTCGGCTTCGATCTCGGCGTCGCTCTCCGCGATCTTCACCTCCAGATCCTGGATCGCGTCCTCGTAGACGGCTTCGAGATCGACGGGCTCGAAGGGGTCCCCGCGCGTCTCGACGCGGGAGTACTCCAGCAGGGCGTCGATCATCTCGCGCATCCGTTCGGCGCCGTCGACGGCGAACTCGATGAACTCCTCGGCGTCGTCGTCGAGCTCGTCGGCGTACCGCCGTTCGACCAGCGACAGGTAGCTCGATACCATCCGAAGGGGCTCCTGGAGGTCGTGGGACGCCGCGTACGCGAACTGTTCGAGGCGCTCGTTGGACTCCTCTAGCTTCCGTCGTCGCTCCTTTCGTTCCGTGATGTCGCGGACGACGCCGACCTCCTCGCGTTCGTCGTCGGTATCGATCGACGCGAACGTCCCCTCCGCGGGGATCGCGCCGCCGTCTTTCGTCCGGAGCGTCGCCTCCATGGTGGGTTCGTCGCCGTCCTCGAGCGCGGCCCCCGACAGCATCTCTCGCGAGTCCCCGATCGTCGCCTCGTCGACGACCAGCGACGCGTGCGCGCCGACCAGCTCGTCGCGATCGTAGCCGGTCATCTCGGCGTACGCGTCGTTGACCATCGTGAAGTAGCCGTCCTCGTCTTTCACGTAGATGCCGTCCTCGATCGTCTCGACGATCGTCTCGTACTTGGTCAGCTCGCGCTCCCTGTCCTTCTGCTCGGAGACGTCCCGCCCGATACCGGCCAGGACGGTGTCGCCCTCGGGGTTCTCGACCGTCGTCGCCGAGAACTCGTAGGGGATCCGCTCGCCGTCGTTCGTCACGAGATCGGCCTCGACGATCACGCCTCCCTCCTCGAACCCTTTCGCGACGGCGGACGCGATCGTCTCGGCGTCCTCCTCGAAGAAGTCCAGCGCGTCCATCGAGTCGATCTCCGCGTTCGAGTACCCCGTCACGTCGGCGAGGCTCTCGTTCCACCGACGCAGCCCGCCGTCGGAATCGAGCACGTAGAACAGGTCGTCGATCCCGTCGATCACGTCGTCGAGGTACTCGCTGTACTGTTCGAGGGCGCGCTCCTGTTCTTTCTGCTCGGTGACGTCGATCGCCATCGTCATCCCGGCGAACACGTCGCCGCGCTCGTCGGCGATCGGCACCGCCTGGAAGATCCACTCCCGGTCGACGTACTCGAGTTCGACGGTGCTCTCTTCTCCGTCCAGCGCGTCCTGAAACGCCGGTTCGAGAGTATCGACGGTTTCCTCGTCCCAGGCGTCCCGGAACGAGTTGCCCTCGAGGTCCTCGGGATCGACGGGAATCCTGTCGAACCCCTGACCCGCCGCCAGCGTGTACTCGAGGTCGTGATCGAACAGCGTCACGACGCCGTTCGGGAAGTGCTCGGCGAGCGTCCGATACCGGCGCTCCGACTCCTCGAGTTCGCGCTCGCGCTGCTTCCGTTCGGAGATATCCCGGAAGTACACCGACAGTCCGGTTTCCGAGGGATACGCCCGAACCTCGAACCAGATGTCGAGCGGCTCGGGGTAGTACTCCTCGAACGAGACGGTCTCCTGATTCTCCAGTGCGCGCTCGTAGTGGGGCTTGAACAGTCTCTCGGTGGCTTTCGGGAACTGGTCCCAGATGGACTCGCCGACCAGCTCCCGATCCTCCGGATTGATCAGCTCGTGCGCCCGCTCGTTGATGTGGGTGAATCGGAACTCCTCGTCGAGCGCGAAGAACGCGTCGGAAACGCGGCCGAACACTTCCCCGAGTTCCGACTCGAGTTCGTCGCGCTGCCGGCGGAGCTGGCGCTCGCGGCGCTTGAGCTCCGTCACGTCCTCTCCCGCAACGACGACCCGATCGACCGACTCCTCGGCGTCGAACAGCGGGACGGCGTTGACCCGGAACCAGCGGCGATCGCCGTCGGGCGGGTCGATGGCGATTTCGTCGTTCACGACTGGCTCGCCGCTCTCGAGCACTCGCGCGGGCGGGAGCTCGTCGGCCGGGAGCGGCTTCTCCTCGGCGTCGTACACGTCCCACCGGTCGGCGTCGTGGAGGTCGTCCACGTCGCCCGATTCGGGGAGACCGAACACGTCGCGGGTCCGGCGGTTCGACAGCAGCAACTCGCCGTCGCTGTCGTACACCGCGATCGCCACCGGGGCCGTCTGGAGCAGCTTCTCGTTGAGGTCGCGCTCGCGGCGCAGTTCGCGCTCCCGTTCGCGGCGATCGGTCATGTCGTGGGTCACTTTCGCGAACCCCTGAAGCGTGCCGTCGTCGTCGCGGACCGCCGTGATCGTCACGTTCGCCCAGAAGTGCGAGCCGTCGGCGCGAACGCGCCAGCCCTCGTCCTCGACCCAGCTCTCTTCCATCGCCGCGTCGAGATTCGAAGCCGGGACGCCCGCCTCCCTGTCCTCGTCGGTGTAGAACGTCGAGAAGTGCTGTCCGACGATCTCGTCCTCGGCGTACCCCTTGATCCGCTCGGCGCCCTCGTTCCAGGTGGCGACTCGGCCGTCGGGATCGAGCATGAAGATGGCGTACTCCTCGACGGCGTCGACCAGCGACCGGAACCGCTGTTCGCTCTCCTCGAGCTGGCTCTCGTCGACGGTCTCCGACCCGGCGCGGAGGACGCCGACGCTCCCGCGATACTCGCCGCCCTCCTCGACGAGCGCGATGCGAAGCTCCTCGAACCCGGCGTTCGCGACGGCCGGATCGGTCAGCAGCTCCAGCGTCGCCGCGTCGTCGGGACCGTCGCGGAGCTCCGCGACGGTCGCTTCGGCGCGCTCGGCGTCGTCGCCGAGGATCGCCGCGACGTGCTCCCCCACGAGCTCGTCGCGACGCCGGCCGACCGCGTCGGCGATCGCGTCGTTCGCGTCGACGATCGTCGCCTCGGCGTCGAGCTGGAACAGGCCGTCGTCGACCGCGTCGACGAGCGTCCGATAGCGCTCGATCGTCACTCCGTCGTGCGAGTCCTCCGGAACGGTCGATCCGGCGGACCCCCCTCCCTCGGTCATACAGTGTATAGTGATCCCAGGAGCGGATAAAACTCGCGCCGGACCCGTCGGGTGAAGGAAGTTTCGGCGGCAGGTTCGCCTCGCAGTCCGGATCGACGAGGACGGCGATTCGGCGTCGTCCGGCGGCGTTCAGCCGCTCACTCGGTCGCTTTCTCGATCGCCTGGTCGAGGTCGGCGACGATGTCCTCGGGATCTTCGAGGCCGACCGACAGGCGAACGAGGTCCGGCGTCGTGCCGCTGGCGATCTTTTCCTCCTCGGTGAGCTGCTGGTGGGTGGTGCTGGAGGGATGGATGATCAGCGTCTTCGCGTCACCGACGTTCGCGAGCAGGCTGGCGAGTTCGGTCGACTCGACGAGCTTGCGGCCGGCCTCCTCGCCCTCCGAGAGGCCGAAGGTGATCATGCCGCCGTATCCACCGTCCAGATACTCCGAGGCGGTCTCGTGGGTCTCGTGGTCCTCCAGCCCGGGGTAGGTCACCCACTCCACCTCGGGGTGGTCGTCGAGGTACTCGGCGACGATCTGGGCGTTGTCGCAGTGGCGCTGGACGCGCAGGGGCAGCGTCTCTAGCTTCTGCAGGGTGACCCAGGCGTCGAAGGGGGCCTGCTGGTTGCCAAGATCGCGCATCGATCGGGCGCGAGCCGTGAACGCGAAGGCGGCCTCGCCGAACGTCTCGCGGAAGTTCAGCCCGTGGTAGGCGGGGTTGTCCTCGGCGATCTCCGCGTAGTCGCCCTCCTCCCAGGGGAACGAGCCGCCGTCGATCAGGACGCCGCCGACCGTCGAGCCGCTGCCGTGGATCCACTTCGTCGTCGAGTGCCAGACGAGGTCGGCGCCGTGCTCCAGCGGGTTGCAGAGGTACGGCGTCGCGAACGTGTTGTCGACCAGCAGCGGCGCGTCGTTCTCGTGGGCGATCTCGGCGACGCGCTCGATGTCCGGCGTGACGAGCGCCGGGTTGCCGATGGTTTCGAGGTGGACGTAGGCGGTGTCCTCGTCGATCGCCTCCTCGTAGGCCTCGTAGTCGAGCGTGTCGACGAACCGCGTCTCGACGTTCCGCCGCGGCGCGGTGTGAGTGAAGTACGTGTACGTGCCGCCGTACAGCGACGACGCCGTTACGATGTTGTCGCCGGCCGAGGCCAGCGTGAACGTCGCCAGGTCCAGCGCCGCCATCCCGCTCGAGGTCGCGATGGCGCCGACGCCGCCCTCCAGCTCGGCGAGCCGGCTCTCTAACATCGCGTTCGTCGGGTTCATGATGCGGCTGTAGATGTTGCCCTTCTCTTCGAGGGCGAACAGCGACGCGGCGTGCTCGGCGTCGTCGA carries:
- a CDS encoding bacterio-opsin activator domain-containing protein; this encodes MTRQSPLSILLVEDNPGDARYIREILDDASELSNRTIDPGGEVLASPQLDDQEEELELVHESRLEDGLERLDEQRQDVVLLDLDLPDSQGLETLERVVDRTEAVPVVVLTGLRDREVGLEALRRGAEEYLVKDEINADLLVRSVYHAIERKARERQLERHREQLAALNQLNGVVREITDAVIDQSTREEIERTVCEALADSASYEFAWIGVLDAATDEFELRAEAGVEGYLDDITITADEDDPEGRGPTGRAFRTREIQVTRNVEEDYEYEPWREYVRERGAYSSAAIPIVHEGTIYGVLNVYADRPDAFADREREVIGQLGEIVGHAIAAVERKRALLSDEVIEANFRVENVFAEFDIAERTDDEIRIEQVVPAGGDEYLGYGSTPADNGDVLNALVDALPAWESVRVVDEELDRLRFEVRFGEPSVQAAVAAHGGYVEAATIEDGDFHLAVQLPHGADVRQIVDVVQESYPTAELRAQRQVSRDDGGTSRMVSAFHDDLTDRQRTVVETAYYAGYFEWPRDSSGEEIAESLDIAPATFSQHLRTAENRIFAALFQESDEE
- a CDS encoding O-acetylhomoserine aminocarboxypropyltransferase/cysteine synthase family protein, producing the protein MSDDEPGFYTQSVHAGQEPDEATGSRAPPIYQTTSYVFDDAEHAASLFALEEKGNIYSRIMNPTNAMLESRLAELEGGVGAIATSSGMAALDLATFTLASAGDNIVTASSLYGGTYTYFTHTAPRRNVETRFVDTLDYEAYEEAIDEDTAYVHLETIGNPALVTPDIERVAEIAHENDAPLLVDNTFATPYLCNPLEHGADLVWHSTTKWIHGSGSTVGGVLIDGGSFPWEEGDYAEIAEDNPAYHGLNFRETFGEAAFAFTARARSMRDLGNQQAPFDAWVTLQKLETLPLRVQRHCDNAQIVAEYLDDHPEVEWVTYPGLEDHETHETASEYLDGGYGGMITFGLSEGEEAGRKLVESTELASLLANVGDAKTLIIHPSSTTHQQLTEEEKIASGTTPDLVRLSVGLEDPEDIVADLDQAIEKATE
- a CDS encoding response regulator produces the protein MIEHRSAEPIDVLLVEDNPGDVRLTEEAFAEAKISNDLHVVRDGESALDFVYRRGDYESAPTPDLVLLDLNLPKIDGTEVLEEIKTDDALKRIPVIVLTSSSAEEDIVESYELHSNAYLTKPVDPDEFVELVQSFEEFWFTLVKLPPEPEAEPTPLEGEE
- a CDS encoding PAS domain S-box protein, with the protein product MTEGGGSAGSTVPEDSHDGVTIERYRTLVDAVDDGLFQLDAEATIVDANDAIADAVGRRRDELVGEHVAAILGDDAERAEATVAELRDGPDDAATLELLTDPAVANAGFEELRIALVEEGGEYRGSVGVLRAGSETVDESQLEESEQRFRSLVDAVEEYAIFMLDPDGRVATWNEGAERIKGYAEDEIVGQHFSTFYTDEDREAGVPASNLDAAMEESWVEDEGWRVRADGSHFWANVTITAVRDDDGTLQGFAKVTHDMTDRRERERELRRERDLNEKLLQTAPVAIAVYDSDGELLLSNRRTRDVFGLPESGDVDDLHDADRWDVYDAEEKPLPADELPPARVLESGEPVVNDEIAIDPPDGDRRWFRVNAVPLFDAEESVDRVVVAGEDVTELKRRERQLRRQRDELESELGEVFGRVSDAFFALDEEFRFTHINERAHELINPEDRELVGESIWDQFPKATERLFKPHYERALENQETVSFEEYYPEPLDIWFEVRAYPSETGLSVYFRDISERKQRERELEESERRYRTLAEHFPNGVVTLFDHDLEYTLAAGQGFDRIPVDPEDLEGNSFRDAWDEETVDTLEPAFQDALDGEESTVELEYVDREWIFQAVPIADERGDVFAGMTMAIDVTEQKEQERALEQYSEYLDDVIDGIDDLFYVLDSDGGLRRWNESLADVTGYSNAEIDSMDALDFFEEDAETIASAVAKGFEEGGVIVEADLVTNDGERIPYEFSATTVENPEGDTVLAGIGRDVSEQKDRERELTKYETIVETIEDGIYVKDEDGYFTMVNDAYAEMTGYDRDELVGAHASLVVDEATIGDSREMLSGAALEDGDEPTMEATLRTKDGGAIPAEGTFASIDTDDEREEVGVVRDITERKERRRKLEESNERLEQFAYAASHDLQEPLRMVSSYLSLVERRYADELDDDAEEFIEFAVDGAERMREMIDALLEYSRVETRGDPFEPVDLEAVYEDAIQDLEVKIAESDAEIEAEPLPEAYGDEGQLRQVFENLLSNAIEYSEEGPPQVDVGAERDGEMWIVSVSDDGIGIDPEHADRVFEVFNRLHTREEHDGTGIGLALCRRIVERHGGEIWVDSTPGEGSTFYFSVPAQGEDND